GCACCAGCAGCAGAGCCAGGCTGGGGGGCACAAAACCAGGAGCGAGGAGCGGGCTCTAGCCTGCCTGGGAGCACGCCACAACGCCATGGCTGAAACGCCCGCGGCAGCACCCGAAGCCGCCGCCAAGAGCACCATCAAGAAGGGCAGTCTGGTGAAGGTGAACCGCAGCGCTTACGCCAATAGCCTCGAAGCGCAGGCGAGCGACACCGTGGCGCCCGCTTACATCTTTGAAGGCCCCGCCGAGGTGCTGGTGATCAAAGGCGATTACGCCCAGCTCCGCTTCCGCAGGCCGGTGCCGGATGTGTGGCTGCGGACGGATCAGCTGGAGAGCGTCTAGATCTCCAAACGCCGCCGCTCCTCCTGCAGGCGCGTGCGGCGTTGCTTGGCTTCGCGCAGCATCTCGCGGCCGTCGCGGAGGTAGCTATCCACGTAGCCCATGGTGTATCGCTCCAGTTCCGTAAGCGCGTCTTGCACCTGGGAGAGGCAGTGATACACGCTCAGGCTGAAGCCCTGGGCTGAGGCGGGGGCCGCCATCGAGCGATACAGCGCGTCCACCTTCTCCAGCTTCGCCTGGCTCTGCTCAAGGAAGGTGCAGAAGCTTTCCATCAGCTGATCGTCGTAGGGATCGGCGGAGAGGGCGCGCAGCTGGGCCGGGAAGGGATTGATCACCTGGGCCAGCAGGCGATCGATCGGGGCGTATACCGTCTGCAGCCAAGCGAGCAGCTCGGCATCGCCGCGGGCAGCCTGGGCTGTGGCCTTGCGGGCAGCGCGGCCTGCGGCGGCGGAGCGTGCCGAGCGGGCGGAGCCTGCTGTTGTGAGGGGATGGGCGCGGTCATGGGCAGCACGCCTTTCGGCATCGCCCAGCACTTCCCAGGCCGCATTGAGCTCCAGGATTCGATGCTCGTCCCCCCCCGCATCAGGGTGGTGCTGCTTCACCAGAGCGCGGTAGGCAGCCTTGATCTCAGCCCCACTGGCCGAGGCGGCCACCCCAAGTACCTGATACGGGTCGCGAGCAGAAGAAGACCTGGGCAAGAGCAGGCAAAGGCAAGCCACATCCTCGCGCCCGAGAACGGGCACCGGTACCCGGCCTGAAGCGTGGCCACAAAAAAGCCCCCCGCCGAAGCGGGAGGCTTGAGTTTTTGGTGTGTGAGTGTGCGCGAGGACGCGCGTGAGGAGTGAGCGGATCAGACGATCAGAACTTGAAGCCCACCTGAACCAGGCCACCGAAGGCGTTGAAGGTTTCGCCTTTGGGGGTGTTCTGACCAGCGGGGCGGCTCAGGTAGATCAGAGCGGGTGTCACGCTGATGTTGTCGGTGACTTGGAAGTTGTACCACCACTCCCAGGCGTAGTTGCCGTCGTAGGGGGTGCTGCCGTCGAAGGTGGAGGTGGTGAAGGGCGACTGACCCACACCCATACCAGCAGAGTTGCCGTCGACAAAGACGTCATCCCACTGCAGGCCCACCATCCAGGACTGAGCGTTCTTGGTGTTGATGGCTACTTCGTATCCATCGGTGAAGGTGGTGATCCCCCAGCCGGCACTGATGGAAGGCACCCAGCCGCTCTCAGAGGGCTGCCAGTAACCGTTGATAGCGAAGCTATTGGTGGCAGCGCTGCTGCCAAGTTCAGCACACTTGGTCTTGGAGTTGTCGTAGGTGTACTGCGTGCCAGAGCGAATGTTGGTGCCGCACTGGCCGTAGCGATAAGCACCGGTCAGGGCCCAACCCTTACCAGCACCACCGAGCTGAGCCAGGAAGGATCCAGCCGAGTTATCGGTCATGATGCCGCCCTCGTCAGGGTTGCCTTTCTGAGCGTTCTTCGCCACATAGTTCACAGCAGCGGCAAGATAGGGATTACCCTTCTTCACCTTTTGCTTCCAAACCAGACCCACACCAGAGCCGGTTTCCTTGTTGTAGGTACCGGAGGTGCCGTAGGTGCCGTAGAGGAAGTCGGTGATGTACGACTTGTAGGCGGAGGGAGTGATCGCCAGCATCTCGGTGTTACGAACACGAGCACCAAGGGTCGCCTTCAGTTCGTTACCGACCGGGAAGGTGTAGTACAGACGGTCAATGTCGACCACATTGGGTCCAGCCTCAGACTCGAACGACTTATCGAGCTTGGTGGAGCGGTACTGACCGCCGTCAAAGGCTGAGTTGGCGTAGTTACCGGCGCGCAGACGGGTGCGCAGCAGGTCCTTACCGGTGAAGCTGGTGTCGAAGTTCAGACGAACTTGGTAGTTGAACACCATGGCGTCGAGCAGGCTCTCACCATCCAGGCCGGGGCCGGTGTTGCCGTTCTTGGCCGAACCGCCGTAGGTGTAGGCACCGATGTCAAAGGTGGCTTCACCCTTGAGCTTGGTGGTGGTGGAGAACTGGGTGGCTTCCAGCTCAGCAACCTTGGCCTCGAGGCCATCCACGCGGCCCTTCAGAACGGCGAGTTCCTTTTCGAACTCCTTCATCAGGCGCTTCAGCTCGTCGGTCACTTCAGTGATCCGGTCGAGGCAAGCGTTCAGCAGGGCGGCCGCTTCAAAACGGGTCATCGCACGGCTGCCGCGGTAGGTGCCGTTGGGGTAGCCGGCCACACAGCCGTAGCGCTCGATCAGGTTGCTCAGAGCCTGATAAGCCCAGTCGGTGGGCTGCACATCGGAGAACTGGGTGATCGAAGTCACCTGCTCCTCAGAGCCGTACTGGCTGACGCCAGCGATGTTGAGTTCAGAGGCAGATGCAGCCACGGGAGCCATCAGGCCCAGGGCAGCAGGTGCCAGAAGAAGCTTCTGGAACAGTTTCATGGTCCTCACACCAATTGAGGGAATTCCTGAACCAAGGCACAGGAATGGGCCGAC
The sequence above is drawn from the Synechococcus sp. HK05 genome and encodes:
- a CDS encoding NAD(P)H-quinone oxidoreductase subunit O translates to MAETPAAAPEAAAKSTIKKGSLVKVNRSAYANSLEAQASDTVAPAYIFEGPAEVLVIKGDYAQLRFRRPVPDVWLRTDQLESV
- a CDS encoding J domain-containing protein, producing the protein MPRSSSARDPYQVLGVAASASGAEIKAAYRALVKQHHPDAGGDEHRILELNAAWEVLGDAERRAAHDRAHPLTTAGSARSARSAAAGRAARKATAQAARGDAELLAWLQTVYAPIDRLLAQVINPFPAQLRALSADPYDDQLMESFCTFLEQSQAKLEKVDALYRSMAAPASAQGFSLSVYHCLSQVQDALTELERYTMGYVDSYLRDGREMLREAKQRRTRLQEERRRLEI
- a CDS encoding iron uptake porin, whose protein sequence is MKLFQKLLLAPAALGLMAPVAASASELNIAGVSQYGSEEQVTSITQFSDVQPTDWAYQALSNLIERYGCVAGYPNGTYRGSRAMTRFEAAALLNACLDRITEVTDELKRLMKEFEKELAVLKGRVDGLEAKVAELEATQFSTTTKLKGEATFDIGAYTYGGSAKNGNTGPGLDGESLLDAMVFNYQVRLNFDTSFTGKDLLRTRLRAGNYANSAFDGGQYRSTKLDKSFESEAGPNVVDIDRLYYTFPVGNELKATLGARVRNTEMLAITPSAYKSYITDFLYGTYGTSGTYNKETGSGVGLVWKQKVKKGNPYLAAAVNYVAKNAQKGNPDEGGIMTDNSAGSFLAQLGGAGKGWALTGAYRYGQCGTNIRSGTQYTYDNSKTKCAELGSSAATNSFAINGYWQPSESGWVPSISAGWGITTFTDGYEVAINTKNAQSWMVGLQWDDVFVDGNSAGMGVGQSPFTTSTFDGSTPYDGNYAWEWWYNFQVTDNISVTPALIYLSRPAGQNTPKGETFNAFGGLVQVGFKF